The following proteins come from a genomic window of Denitromonas sp.:
- the flgG gene encoding flagellar basal-body rod protein FlgG: MIRSLWIARTGLDAQQTQLDVISNNLANVSTTGFKRSRAVFEDLLYQTLRQPGAQSTQQTQISSGLQIGTGVRPVATERIHTQGNLQQTGNGLDVAIQGEGFFQIQLPDGTTAYTRDGSFQLDNQGQIVTASGYPLSPAIILPADTLSMTIGKDGTVSVQQSGQVAPTQVGTIQLATFVNPGGLQSAGENLFLETASSGTPTPNTPGSNGAGVLNQNYVETSNVNVAEELVQMITTQRAYELNSRAIQTSDQMLGRLTQL, from the coding sequence ATGATCCGCTCTCTGTGGATTGCCCGCACCGGCCTGGATGCCCAGCAAACCCAGCTGGACGTGATTTCCAACAACCTGGCCAACGTCTCGACCACCGGCTTCAAGCGCTCGCGCGCCGTGTTCGAGGATCTGCTCTACCAGACCCTGCGCCAGCCGGGGGCTCAGTCCACCCAGCAGACGCAGATCTCCAGCGGCCTGCAGATCGGCACCGGCGTGCGCCCGGTCGCCACCGAGCGCATCCACACCCAGGGCAACCTGCAGCAGACCGGCAACGGGCTGGACGTGGCCATCCAGGGTGAGGGCTTCTTCCAGATCCAGCTGCCCGACGGCACCACCGCCTACACGCGCGACGGCTCCTTCCAGCTCGACAACCAGGGCCAGATCGTGACCGCCAGCGGTTACCCGCTGAGCCCGGCCATCATCCTGCCGGCCGACACGCTGAGCATGACCATCGGCAAGGACGGCACGGTCAGCGTGCAGCAGTCTGGGCAGGTCGCACCCACCCAGGTCGGCACCATCCAGCTGGCCACCTTCGTGAACCCGGGCGGTCTGCAGAGCGCAGGCGAGAACCTGTTCCTCGAGACCGCCTCCAGCGGTACGCCGACCCCCAACACGCCGGGGAGCAACGGCGCCGGCGTGCTCAACCAGAACTATGTCGAGACCTCGAACGTGAACGTGGCCGAGGAGCTGGTGCAGATGATCACCACCCAGCGCGCCTACGAGCTCAACTCGCGTGCCATCCAGACCTCCGACCAGATGCTTGGCCGGCTCACGCAACTCTGA